Below is a genomic region from Spartinivicinus marinus.
CCAGCTCAATTTGCTCTGCTGATAAATCTGCCTGATAGGCAATCACTTCAACACCTGCCTTGATAGCCTCTCTCAGTAGCTCACCATAAGTGGGATCAATAGCATCGGCTGGCGCCACTTTCTCAATGCCATGGTGTTGCACACAAAACAACAAAACAGCTCGATGCCCAGCCTCTACCATTTCCATCAGCTCACGGATATGCTTTGCACCACGAGCAGTCACTGCGTCAGGAAAGATACCCCAGCCATCACCAATGGCTAAAGTGACGTTTTTAACTTCTACATAGCAGTCCGCTAAACCCTCACCTTTTAACAAAAAGTCTATGCGGCTGTTCTCTTTCCCGTAGCGAACTTCTTTATTAATTTCGCTATAACCTTGTAATTCGGTTATCACGCCCTTATCTATAGCTTCCCTGACCAAATGATTCGCTCGGCCAGTGTTAATACCTGCCAAGTAATGGTCAACTTTGCCATCCTGATGAGTAATTGGGGT
It encodes:
- the sfsA gene encoding DNA/RNA nuclease SfsA, whose protein sequence is MKFTPACQQGVLIKRYKRFLADIELADGSQITIHCPNTGSMKNCCQPGSKVWFSTSNQAKRKYPHTWEIVETPITHQDGKVDHYLAGINTGRANHLVREAIDKGVITELQGYSEINKEVRYGKENSRIDFLLKGEGLADCYVEVKNVTLAIGDGWGIFPDAVTARGAKHIRELMEMVEAGHRAVLLFCVQHHGIEKVAPADAIDPTYGELLREAIKAGVEVIAYQADLSAEQIELVKSLPVIERLTQ